In Clostridia bacterium, the DNA window CTAGCTCCAACGCGTGGGGCGGCCTTGAAATCTACGGCGCTTACGCCCGCAACCTGAAGAAGGGCAACCACAAAGACACGAGTATAAACGGCGATATGCCCGACGCGACATGGGCGGCGAAGGACACCATCAACGGCAAGACGGTCGTCGGCGACAAGTCCTTCGCGGATCAGGACGGTATCGTTTTCTGGGTCGGCCTGAACGGCCAGCCCTTCACCGGAAAGGTCAGCGTGCGCCTCTGGCAGGTCCCCTGCTGCGGTCCGTTCTTCATAAATGAAGTCGACACCGATACGGGCGACCATACCGCCGAAGAGCTTGCGGACTTCGGAACCGGCTTCCAGTATTGTTCGAGAAGCGTGCAGGTCGACCAGTACGGTTATGCGCATTTCGAATTCAAGACCGACTTCTATCAGGCCGACTGGTGGAGCGTCGACGACGAAGGCATTGCGCGTCAGGGCGATATTTACAACGGCGGTCAGCCGAACTACTGGCCCGTTCCGGAATCGAAGATAGCGCAGATAAGCGGACTTTCCTTCTCGTTTGACAACACCTCCGTTGGAGACAGGATCTCCGTCGGCGATATCAGAATGTTTCACGATTCGCGCATACACCTCGACGGGCTTGACGAGGTCATGTCCGAATACGACGCGCTCAACCCCGAGGCGTACACCGAGTCGAGCTACGAGGCCGCTACCGACGCGTACCTCGAGGCGTATGAAGTCGTGAACGACCCCAACGTTGTAGAGCACTATTCCCAGAAGCAGATCAACAATATCACTGCGAAGCTGAGAAACGCGCTCAAAGAACTCGAGCCGATGTTCAAGGTCAAGAGCACGACGGTCGCGATCAACGGCTTTGACGTGCTTACCGACGACGACGTCGACGTGATCAACGACGGCGGAGCCGCGTTCGACGCCGCAATGCTGACCGACGAATTCGTGCCCGAGGGAGACGTCAATCAGAGCGTTTACGTTATAGGCGGCGCGTTCGACGGCGACCCCTCCTACGGCTGGAGCCGTTTCACCACCTCCAGACTGAACGACGACGAAGAGGTCGAGGCGGTCAATAACGTTTTCGGCGCCGACAACCTCGACGAGTCCGCGGGACTTCGCTTCTGGATCAAGTACGGCGAAAACTATACTCCCGCGCCCACCGATATGATCGTCGGCGTCGGCAGCAGCACGGACGGAGTTTACTTCGAGTGCGACCCCGCCGGTCTGGAACTTCCCGAGAGCGAAGGCTACGTCGGCATCGCGTGGAACGCGTTTTACGACTATGAAGGCGACGCGGAGATATACGACTATCTCGCCAGTCTTGACTATATAACCATCGGCATCGAAGGCTGCTATCAGAAGGAGTTCTACCTTTCCGATCTACACGCGTTCGAGTGGAACATAAACAACGCGTCTTTCGAAGCGATGGACAGGAAGATCGTTGACGCTCAGGACTATATGGCTACTCTTAACAGAGACGACTGGTCCGTCCGTTCCTGGCAGCGCGTCGAGCAGGCGATCGAAGCCGCCCGCGCTCTGCACGACGTCTACGCCGTTACCCAGCAGGAGGTCGACGGGGCGACGGATCACATCAATCGCTGCCTCAACTGGCTGACTCCGAGAGGAGTTACCCCGACTCAGGACGAGATAGACGCGCTTGAAGCCGCGTATTACAACGCGCTGACCTACTGGCGCGGCAACTACACCGGCAGAAGTTACGTAACGCTGAAGGCCGCCATCGACGAGGTTTCGGAGTACATCAACGACGAGCTCAGCTCCACCGCATGCGTAGAGCTCACGAATAAGCTCACTTCCGCGGTCGCCGGACTCATTCCGATAACCCACGGCGGCTTCGTCGCTCCCACTCAGGCGACCGACACCGGCGGCAATCCGGTAACCGTCAAGCTTTTCAGCCTCGAAGACTTCTCGAGCAACAGAGATTTCAACAGGGCGAACGGCCACCGTGTTGAAAACGTCGGCTACGACCTCGTCACCTCTTCGACGTCCGTCGCGCTGCCCGCGAAGGCGCTGAGAATGACCGCGCAGGCGGACCGCTCCTCCAAGCACACCGACCAGCACGGCGCGATGCAGTTCAAGCTTGCGAATTACACCTGCGACCCCATTCATAAAGACGTCATTACGGAAGACGGCAACCAGATCGGCGGCTCGATAGGCGACCTTTCCGGCACCGCAGGTATCCGCATCTGGGTCGGCGTGAACGACGTGACTCTGGCGCAGAACGCGTACTTCCGCTTCGGCGTTTCCAACTGCCAGGAAGGCCCGCTCTTTGAGCGCCACGCCGTCAATATCCCGTTCCCGGCGTCCGGCAGCGGCTGGATCTACATTCCGTGGGAATGCTTCGATTACTACGACGACTGGACCAAGGGCGTCGAGATCAATCTTGCCGAGATACGCTTCATAATCATCCGCGTCGACGGCGTGGTCCCGCAGGGACTTGAAGTCTACGCGACCTGCGTTGCCGCTTATACCGATCAGGTCAACTCGACGAACGCGGTCCCGACCGTCAGCAACGTTACCGAGGGACAGACGATCGACGTCGCGGGCGGCTCCTTCATCCCGAAGTGGGACGTCGGCGCCGCGACGCTGAACGGCAAGCGCTACGTTGCGGGCGCTCCGATAACCGCCAACGACAGCTATAAGCTGACCGTCACCAACGGAGATAAGCAGACGGAAGTCAACTTCACCGTGACGGGCGGCGTCGCAGCCGACGCTCTGCCCATCGTTACCGGTGTGGAAAACAACGGAAGTTACAGCGAACCCGTAACGATCAACTGGGACGTCGGCACGGCGACTCTGAACGGCGACGCCATCGAGAAGGGCGCGACAGTTTCCGAGCCCGGGAAATACCTCCTTGAGGTAGTCAACGGCACCAAGTCGGTCTCCATTCGCTTTGAGATCGCCGGCGAAGAGCCTCCCGCGGTCAAGAAGGGCGATATGGACGGCGACGGCGAGATCACGGTCAACGACGCGCTGAAGGCGCTGCGTATCGCCGCGAGACTCGCGGAGTCAACTCCCGAAGCGCTTGAGATCGGCGACGTCGACGGCGACGGCGATATCACGGTCAACGACGCGCTGAAGATCCTCCGCGTCGCCGCGAAGCTCGCTGACGAAGGCAGCCTCGGATAAAAGCGGGTTTTGCGCCGGCCGGCGCCAAAGGATTGCCCGCGAACAACAGAATTGCAAACGGCCCTCTCAAGTCTGAGAGGGCCGTTTTTTGCGCCGTCGGCGAAGGCAAAATAACACAATAAACCCCGCCGTTTTCACAAAGTTTTCGGCATATTGCATCTTGACTTTGCGGGGCAAAAGCGGTAGAATATTATCATCAATATATAATGGCAGAAAATTGGAGGAATTCAGCTTGAACTGGACATCTTTGAACGTTCTCAGAGAGCAGTATCTGAGCTTTTTTGAGAGTAAAGGACACACACGTCTCGAAAGCGCGAGCCTCATCCCGAAGGATGATCCGTCGCTGCTTCTTACTAACGCCGGAATGGCGCCTCTTAAAAAATACTTTACCGGCGAGGCGAAGCTGCCGGGCAACCGCGCCTGCTCCTGCCAGAAGTGCATCCGCACGCCCGATATCGAGCGCGTCGGCAAGACGAGCCGCCACGGCACCTTCTTCGAGATGCTGGGCAACTTCTCCTTCGGCGACTACTTCAAGAAGGAAGCGACCGCCTGGGCGTGGGAGTTCTGCACCAAGGTTCTGGAGCTGCCGGTGGACAAGCTCTACGTCAGCGTTTTCGAGAGCGACGACGAGGCCTACGACATCTGGACTCAGCAGGTGGGCGTCGCGCCCGACCACATGGTGCGCCTCGGCAGAGAGGATAACTTCTGGGAGCACGGCAAAGGCCCCTGCGGCCCCTGCTCCGAGATATACTTCGACCGCGGGCCCGAAAAGGGCTGCGGCAAGCCGGACTGCCACGTCGGCTGCGACTGCGACCGCTACGTCGAGTTCTGGAACCTCGTTTTCACTCAGTTCGATTCCGACGGCGCCGGCCACTACGCCGAGCTGAAGTCGAAGAACATAGATACCGGAATGGGCCTCGAGCGTATCGCCTGCATCATGCAGGGAGTCGATAACCTTTTCGAGGTCGACACGATAAAGAACATCATGGCGAAGGTCTCCGAGATCGCCGGCGTGAAGTATCACGAGAACGAGAAGTCCGACGTCTCGCTCCGCGTCATCACCGACCACATCAGGAGCACCGTCTTCATGCTCGCCGACGGCGTAACGCTCTCCAACGAGGGCAGGGGATACGTCCTCCGCCGCCTGCTCCGCCGCGCCGCCAGACACGGCAAGCTGCTGGGCATCAACGAGCCCTTCCTTTACAAGATCTGCGACACCGTCGCGCACGAGAGCGGCGGCGCCTACCCCGTGCTCATCGCGAAGAACGAGTATATCAAGGACGTGATCAAGTCCGAAGAGGAACGCTTTGCGGAAACGATAGACAAGGGCCTCGAGCTGCTTGACGGACTTACCGCCGAGAACGGCGTCATTTCCGGCGCCGACGCGTTCAGACTTTACGATACTTACGGATTCCCGCTTGACCTTACCGTCGACATCCTCGCCGAGCGCGGAATGACCGTCGATACCGACGGCTTCGACGCGCTGATGAAGGAACAGAAGGAACGCGCCCGCGCCGCCAGAAGCAGCGACAAGGCGAACTCCTGGGAAGCGGGCGGCTCCGCCGATTCCGCCGCGGCCGCGACCGAGTTCCTCGGCTACGAAACCACCGAGACGGAAGCGACCGTCCTCGCCGTGCGCGAGCAGGAGAAGGGCGCGATCATAGTGCTTGACCGCACGCCCTTCTACGCCGAGAGCGGCGGACAGGTCGGCGACACAGGCGTCATCACCGGCGCGAACGGTTCCGTAAAGGTGACCGACTGCCGCAAGACTCCCAACGGCGGCTTCCTGCACTTCGCGGAGAGCGCGGACGGCATCGCCGTCGGCGACAAGGTCACCGCGACGGTGGATAAAGACCGCCGTGACGCGATCCGCCGCAACCACTCCTCCGCGCATCTGCTTCAGGCCGCGCTCCGCGCCGTTCTGGGCGACCACATTTCGCAGGCGGGCAGCTACGTCGACGAGCACCGCATGCGCTTCGACTTCACCCACAACCGCGCCCTGACTCCCGAGCAGATCGAGCAGGTCGAGGCGATGGTAAACGCCGAGATCGGCAAGGCTCTGCCGGTCAACACCGAGGTAATGAGCATCGAACAGGCGAAGCAGAGCGGCGCGATCGCTCTCTTCGACGAAAAATACGGAGACTCCGTCCGCGTCGTCGCGATGGGCGATTTCTCCAAGGAGTTCTGCGGCGGCACGCACGTCGCCAACACCTCCGAGGTTGGCTCCTTCCGCATTGTTTCGGAAACCGCAGTCGCCGCCGGAGTCAGAAGGATCGAGGCCGCGACCGGCTTTAACGTGCTGGCGCTGCTGAAGGAAAAAGAAGCGATCATCGCGCAGGCGGAGGAGATACTCAAGTCCGGCGCGAAGGAGCTGCTCGGCAAGCTCGCCTCCGTCGTGGAGGAAAACAAGCGCCTGAGCAAGGAGCTCGCCGCCGAGAAGGCGAAGTCCGCCGCGTCCGGCGTCGACGGCCTGCTCGCGAAGGCGTGCGAAAAGGGCGGTTGCCGCCTGCTGACCGAGAAGCTCGGCGAGATCGAGCCCGATGCGCTCCGCACCATCGGCGACGCGCTGAAGGATAAATGCCCCGATATCGTCGCCGTCCTGGTCGGCGAAAACGGCGGCAAGTCGGTCATGTCCGTCGTCTGCGGCTCCGAGGCCGTCAAGAAGGGCGCGAACGCCGGCGCCATAGTCAAGAAGCTCGCCGCGATATGCGGCGGCGGAGGCGGCGGCAGACCGGACAGCGCAATGGCCGGTATCCGAGACGTTTCCAAACTCGACGAAGCGTTCAAAGCGGCGCTCGACTGATCAAGTACCCTCCGCGCATCCGCGGAGTATTATGAAACGGAGGAGAATTATGGATTGCCTGTTCTGCAAAATAATCGCCGGCGAGATCCCCTCGGCTAAGGTCTACGAAAACGACAAGGTCTACGCCTTCCGCGACATAAATCCCCAGGCGCCTACGCACGTTCTCATCGTCCCGAAGCGGCACCTCGCCGACGCGAGCGAGCTGACGGGCGAGAACGCCGCCGTTGCCGCCGATATCTTCGCCGCCGCCGCCGAAATCGCGGCCGCCGAAGGTCTTACAAACGGCTTCCGCGTCGTAACCAACTGCGGCGACGACGCCTGCCAGTCGGTTCACCATCTCCACTTCCACCTGCTCGGCGGGACGAAGATGGCAGAAAAAATGTCATAATTAAAATTATCATAAAAAGGAGTTGTCTGAAATGACGAAGAACAAGAAGCTTTTGGCGTGGCTCGACGAAATGGTTGAGCTCAACGCTCCCGACAAGGTGGTCTGGATCGACGGATCCGAGGAGCAGATCGAAGAACTGCGCGCTACCGCCTGCAAGACCGGTGAGATGGAAAAGCTCAACGAGGAAATGCTGCCCGGCTGCTACCTGCACCGCACGGCGATCAACGACGTCGCGCGCGTCGAGGGCAGGACCTTCATCTGCACCACCGATCGCGAAGAGGCCGGCGCCACCAACAACTGGATGTCCCCCAAGGAGACCTACGAGAAGCTGTATAAGCTCTACAAGGGCTCGATGAAGGGCAGAACGATGTACGTCATCCCGTATTCCATGGGCATCGTCGGCAGCGAATTCGCCAAGAACGGCATTGAGCTTACCGACTCCATCTACGTCGTGCTGAATATGTGCATCATGACGAGAGTCGGCACCGACGTCCTCGAGTCCATCGGCGACGACGGCGACTTCGTCAAGGGAATGCACTCCCGCGCCGACATGAACGAGGAAGAGCGCTACATCTGCCAGCTTCCCGAAGACAACACCATCTTGTCCGTCAACAGCGGCTACGGCGGAAACGTCCTGCTGGGCAAGAAGTGCTTCGCGCTCCGCATCGCCTCCGTCCTCGCGCGTGACGAGGGCTGGATGGCCGAGCATATGCTCATCCTCGGCATCGAGGATCCGCAGGGCAACGTCAAATACGTCACCGCCGCCTTCCCCTCCGCCTGCGGCAAGACGAACCTCGCCATGCTCATCCCGCCGGAATACTACGCCTCCAAGGGTTATAAGGTCTGGTGCGTAGGCGACGACATCGCCTGGCTCCGCATCGGCGAAGACGGCAGACTCTGGGCGGTCAACCCCGAAAACGGCTTCTTCGGCGTCGCCCCCGGCACGAGCGAAAAGACCAACCCCAACGCCCTCGCCGCCACGAGAAAGGGCACGATTTTCACCAACGTCTGCCATAACCTCGACAACAACACGGTCTGGTGGGAAGGCCTCGACAAGAACCCGCCCGAGCACGCCGTCGACTGGAAGGGCAACCCCTGGAACGGCAAGACCGCCACGGAGAAGGGCGCTCATCCGAACAGCCGCTTCACCGCTCCGGCAGTCAACTGCCCCTGCCTGTCCAAAGAGTTCTATAACCCGAAGGGCGTGCCGATTTCCGCTATCATCTTCGGCGGACGCCGCGCCAAGACCGCTCCGCTGGTGTACCAGTCCAGAAACTGGCAGCACGGCGTATATATGGGCTCCGCCATGGCGAGCGAAACGACCGCGGCCGCTTCCGGCGCCGTCGGCGTCGTCCGCCGCGATCCTATGGCGATGCTGCCCTTCTGCGGCTACAATATGGGTGATTACTTCGCTCACTGGCTCGAAATGGGCAAAAAGATCCCCAACCCGCCCAAGATCTTCAACGTCAACTGGTTCCGCACCGATGACGAAGGCCACTTCATCTGGCCCGGCTACGGCGACAATATGCGCGTGCTGATGTGGATCCTTGCCCGCTGCGAAGACAAGATCGGCGCTCAGGAGACCGCGATCGGTTACCTGCCGAACCCCGAGGACATCGAGATCGAAGGCCTTGAAGGCATCACCGTCGATACCATCAGGAACCTGCTTTCCGTCGACGCGGACCTGTGGCTGCAGGACGCTGACGGCGTCGAGGAGTTCTACAAGAAGATCGACAGCGTCGGCAACCGTATGCCGAAGGAGCTGTACGACGAGCTCGCCGGACTCCGCGAGAGACTCGGCAAATAATGACGAAACGGCGTTCCCCGCTCCGTGGAAGCGGGGCGGGGAACGTATATACCGCGCGGCGGTCAATACTATGACGGGAGCTTAATTATGGAAAGACTCGACAAGATCAACTACTACCTTGACATAGCCGAAACGGTTTCCAAGCGTGGCACCTGCCTTCGCCGCAATTTCGGGGCGATAATCGTCAATTTCGATCAGATAATCTCCACCGGATACGTCGGCGCGCCCCGCGGCAGAAAGAACTGCTGCGACATCGGCCACTGCGTCAGGGACGAGATGAACGTACCGAGAGGAGAGCGCTACGAGCTCTGCCGCTCGGTCCATGCGGAGATGAACGCGATCATATCCGCTTCCCGCGATTCCATGATCGGCTCGACGATGTACCTCGTCGGCACCGAGAACGACGGCAGTTACGTCGAGAACGCCTCCCCGTGCTCGCTCTGCAAGCGTATGATAATCAACGCCGGCATCGAACGCGTCGTTATCAGAAACACAAAGAATACTTACACCTGCATAAAGACTGAGGACTGGATAGCCAACGACGACAGCCTCGAAGGCAGAGCCGGCTATTGATGCTCCGCGAAAGGTAAGGCATTGGATAAGAAGGAACTGAAATTCAAAAAAGCGATCGTCTTTGCGCTTTCGATAACGCTGACGCTCGCCATAGTTTTCAGCGGGCTGACGTTTCTGCTTTACGGCCCGTATTCCTACGTGCGCGATTATATAATCACCTCGGCGATGACTACGCTGAACCACCAGTGGATCGCGACGATGCTCTACGACGAGCAGCAGATTGACGCGGTGATGCGCGCGAACACGGTTATCGAGCTGGGTGAGACGACCGACATAGGCATGATAAATATCGGCAGCGCGTCATGGCCCGGCAGAAACGCAAAGCCTACCATCAAGGAAGCGGAAGTCAAGTACGCCGACGACGACGTAATAGTCGAGGAGTTCAAATTCAGCACCTTCAAGGGCTGGATGATGCTCGTGCGCGATCCTAAAAAGGTCGATCTCGGCATAGCCAAGGATATCGGCGTAAAGGGCGAGCGCCTCAGAGAAATGGCGAAGCGCCTCGGCGGCTTTGCCGCGATAAACGCCAGCGGCTTTGCCGATCCCGGTTACGTCGGCAACGGCGGTACCGTCGTCGGGCTCGTTATCAGCGACGGCGAGGTCATCCACGGCGGCATTTCAAAAAAGCAGGGCATCATCGGATTTGATAAAAACGGCGTTCTGATAGTCGGCGAATTCCCGCGTGAAGAGATCGAGAAGATGGAGCTGCGCGACGCGGTCGAGTTCCGGCCGTTCCTGATAGTCAACGGCGAGCTCGCGACGATCAAGGGCAACGGCGGATGGGGAATGGCGCCGAGGACCGCGATAGGCCAGCGTGCGGACGGCGTGGTGCTTATGCTCGTCATCGAGGGCAGAAACCCGCCCAGCAGTATAGGCGCGACGATGCCGGAGGTGCAGGACCTGATGGTCGCCTACGGCGCGGTCAACGCCGCGAACCTCGACGGCGGCTCATCCAGTTCCATGATACTCAACGATGAGATCCTGAACCTGCCGTCAAGCGGCGAAGGCGAACGCAGAGTTCCCAACGGCTGGATAGTCAAAAAATAGGTCTGACAGAGAAATAATGAAAGATAATCTTACCAACGAAAAATCTTTCGGCAGGACGGTGCTGTCGCTCGTCCTGCCGCTTGCTATACAAAACCTTATCAACGTCGCCGTCAACGGAGCCGACGTATTCATGCTGCAGATGATAAGCGAGACCTCGCTTTCCGCCGCGTCAATGGCGGGTCAGGTCTACTTTATTCTGACGCTGATCCTGTTCGGACTTTCCAGCGGCGCGGCGGTGCTGACCGCGCAGTACTGGGGCAAGCGCGACGTGCGCACCGTGGAGAAGGTCATGGGAATGACCGTGCGCTTCGCGGTAACGGTCAGCATGGTCTTCTTTTTCGTTGCGTTCTGTTTTCCGCGCGCGGTTATGAGCGTGCTTACCGATGTTCCCGCGGTAATAGACGAAGGCGTGCCGTATCTGCGGATAATGGCGTGCTCCTATCCGATAACGGCGGTAACGATAATCTGCCTTAACGTTCTGCGCACCGTCGAAAAGGTGAACATCTCCACGGCGGTATATTTGCTCTCGCTGTTTACGAATATCGGATTGAACCTCTGCTTCATCAAGGGCTGGCTCGGCTTCCCGCGGATAGGAATCGCGGGAGTCGCGATAGCGACCGTCTCCGCCCGCCTGCTCGAAATAGTCATCACGCTCGTTTACGTGCGCAGGCGCAAAAGTCTGGTGCGGCTGCGCTTCAAGGACGTATTCAAGCGCAACAAACTGCTGTCGAAGGACTTTCTGCGTTATTCCATGCCGGTCGTGCTGAACGAAATGCTCTGGGGCACGGCGATCTCGCTTTCCGCAACGGTTATCGGGCATCTCGGGCAGGAACCGATAGCCGCGCAGTCGGTCGCGACTACGGTGCGCCAGCTCGCCATGGTCGTCGTTTTCGGCATCGCCAACGCCACGGCGATCATCGTCGGCAAGGAGATCGGAGCCGGCCGCGTCGAACGTGCGAAAACCTATTCGCGCAAGCTTATGCGCTTCAGTCTGGCTGCGGGAGTATGCGGCGCGGCGCTCATGTTCGGGCTTCACTCGGCGATACCCTCGGTTATGGGGAATCTATCCGACCTCGCCGCGGAATACCTGAGATTCATGCTGCTTGCGATGTCGGTCTACGTCGTCTTCTCGTCCGTTTCCGCAACGGGTATAGTAGGAGTCTTCCGCGCCGGAGGCGATACCCGCATGGGACTGCTGCTGGACGTCGGTACGCTCTGGTTCATATGCCTGCCGCTCGGATTTCTGGCGGCATTCGTCTGGAACCTTGACGTGAAGTGGGTGTTTATTATACTTATCAGCGACGAGCTGCTTAAGTTCCCGATAGTATTGTGGAGATTCAGCTCCATGAAGTGGTTGAACAACGTCACACGCGACGAGGTGACGGAACAGAACAAGGAGGAAGCTGATGAAGGGGCGAGAACTGCTTGACGCGCTTCAAACCGCGCTGCGCTTGAAGGACGCGACGCGCCATTGTTATACGGCCGGCGGACGCCGCGAGAGCGTCGCGGAGCACAGCTGGTCAGCCGCGCTGACGGCGTATTTCATAAAGGACGAATTCCCCGGCGTCGATACGGATAAGGTGATAAAGATGTGTCTCATTCACGACATCGGAGAGGCGTTCACGGGCGATATTCCGAGCTTCGATAAAACGGAAGCGGACGAAATAACAGAGGAGCGCATGCTCGCGGACTGGGTGAAGACGCTGCCGCCGGAGCTTTGCGCGGAGCTGACGGCGCTTTACGCGGAGATGAACGCGATGGAAACCCCCGAGGCGCGCCTGTATAAGGCGATCGACGGCTTCGACGCGGTTATACAGCATAATCTTTCCGATCTCTCCACCTGGATACCGAAGGAGTACGAGCTGAACAAAACCTACGCGGAGGACCGCTGCGGCGACAGCGAATTCCTTAAGGAACTGCGCCGTGAGATGAGAGCGGACACCGAGAAGAAAATCGCGGATTGACGGAAAGAAAAAACAGAGATAAAAAACGGACGGCCGCCGGGCCGTCCGTTTTTGCGTGCGCGGGTTTATCAGAGGGAGTCTGCGAGTTTCGCCGCGACGCGGAGGATCGCAAGCGCGTCGTTGACGGCGATCGTGCCGTCGCCGTCAATATCGCCTATGAGCAGCGCTTCGGGCGTTTCGGGGACCAGCTTCGCGGCGATACGGAGCGCGGAAAGGGCGTCGTTTACGGTGATCTGTTTGTCGCCGTCGAAGTCGCCCTTCATTATATCGGGCTCGTCGCTGCCTTCAACGAGGCCTTCCGCGGCTTCCGCAACGGCCTGCGCCGCGGCGTCGATCGCGCTCTGCGCGGAGTACGGATTCGCCTTGACCGCGTTCGCGTTTTTCAGCGCTTCGGCGTAGGGAGAGTAGCTCTCGGCGGTGTACGCCGTTTCGTCATAGAACGGCAGCGCCTCGAGCGCGGAGAAGTCGGCGCTTTCGGGCAGCAGTTCGGGGAGCCGCCAGCCGGAGACGCCGGAGTTAAAATCCTGCACTCCGTGTATCGCCATAACGGACGACGAATCGGAGCTTATCGCGACGGTGTTATACCAGGTGCTTCCGAGCGTATCGTCGCGCAGCAGCGCGAGCGGAAGCCCGTCGGAGGCGCGGTAGACGCCGATCCTGCCATCGGTGCCGCCGAGCAGCAGCAGGCGTCCGTCGAGCGAGTAGACGGCGGTGGTGACGGCGAGCCTGCCGAGGCAGGGGCGCGCGGCGAGCCGTCCGGTCGCAGTATCGTAAACTCTGGCGCAGGAGTCGCCGCAGGCGGCGGCGAGCCGCGTCCCGTCGGGCGAGAGGGTTATTTTGAATATCTCGTCCGCGCAGGTCGCGAGATCCGATACCTCGCCGGTCTCAACGTCGAATTTGTATATCCTCTTCTCGCCGTCGGAGGCGTAGAGCGTTTTGGAGTCTGGGGAGAAGACGAGCGAGATGACTCTGCCTTCCGCAGTGAAGCCGCCGAGGTCGGCGTCGGAAGCGGAACGCACCC includes these proteins:
- the alaS gene encoding alanine--tRNA ligase produces the protein MNWTSLNVLREQYLSFFESKGHTRLESASLIPKDDPSLLLTNAGMAPLKKYFTGEAKLPGNRACSCQKCIRTPDIERVGKTSRHGTFFEMLGNFSFGDYFKKEATAWAWEFCTKVLELPVDKLYVSVFESDDEAYDIWTQQVGVAPDHMVRLGREDNFWEHGKGPCGPCSEIYFDRGPEKGCGKPDCHVGCDCDRYVEFWNLVFTQFDSDGAGHYAELKSKNIDTGMGLERIACIMQGVDNLFEVDTIKNIMAKVSEIAGVKYHENEKSDVSLRVITDHIRSTVFMLADGVTLSNEGRGYVLRRLLRRAARHGKLLGINEPFLYKICDTVAHESGGAYPVLIAKNEYIKDVIKSEEERFAETIDKGLELLDGLTAENGVISGADAFRLYDTYGFPLDLTVDILAERGMTVDTDGFDALMKEQKERARAARSSDKANSWEAGGSADSAAAATEFLGYETTETEATVLAVREQEKGAIIVLDRTPFYAESGGQVGDTGVITGANGSVKVTDCRKTPNGGFLHFAESADGIAVGDKVTATVDKDRRDAIRRNHSSAHLLQAALRAVLGDHISQAGSYVDEHRMRFDFTHNRALTPEQIEQVEAMVNAEIGKALPVNTEVMSIEQAKQSGAIALFDEKYGDSVRVVAMGDFSKEFCGGTHVANTSEVGSFRIVSETAVAAGVRRIEAATGFNVLALLKEKEAIIAQAEEILKSGAKELLGKLASVVEENKRLSKELAAEKAKSAASGVDGLLAKACEKGGCRLLTEKLGEIEPDALRTIGDALKDKCPDIVAVLVGENGGKSVMSVVCGSEAVKKGANAGAIVKKLAAICGGGGGGRPDSAMAGIRDVSKLDEAFKAALD
- a CDS encoding histidine triad nucleotide-binding protein, with product MDCLFCKIIAGEIPSAKVYENDKVYAFRDINPQAPTHVLIVPKRHLADASELTGENAAVAADIFAAAAEIAAAEGLTNGFRVVTNCGDDACQSVHHLHFHLLGGTKMAEKMS
- a CDS encoding phosphoenolpyruvate carboxykinase (GTP), which translates into the protein MTKNKKLLAWLDEMVELNAPDKVVWIDGSEEQIEELRATACKTGEMEKLNEEMLPGCYLHRTAINDVARVEGRTFICTTDREEAGATNNWMSPKETYEKLYKLYKGSMKGRTMYVIPYSMGIVGSEFAKNGIELTDSIYVVLNMCIMTRVGTDVLESIGDDGDFVKGMHSRADMNEEERYICQLPEDNTILSVNSGYGGNVLLGKKCFALRIASVLARDEGWMAEHMLILGIEDPQGNVKYVTAAFPSACGKTNLAMLIPPEYYASKGYKVWCVGDDIAWLRIGEDGRLWAVNPENGFFGVAPGTSEKTNPNALAATRKGTIFTNVCHNLDNNTVWWEGLDKNPPEHAVDWKGNPWNGKTATEKGAHPNSRFTAPAVNCPCLSKEFYNPKGVPISAIIFGGRRAKTAPLVYQSRNWQHGVYMGSAMASETTAAASGAVGVVRRDPMAMLPFCGYNMGDYFAHWLEMGKKIPNPPKIFNVNWFRTDDEGHFIWPGYGDNMRVLMWILARCEDKIGAQETAIGYLPNPEDIEIEGLEGITVDTIRNLLSVDADLWLQDADGVEEFYKKIDSVGNRMPKELYDELAGLRERLGK
- a CDS encoding cytidine/deoxycytidylate deaminase family protein is translated as MERLDKINYYLDIAETVSKRGTCLRRNFGAIIVNFDQIISTGYVGAPRGRKNCCDIGHCVRDEMNVPRGERYELCRSVHAEMNAIISASRDSMIGSTMYLVGTENDGSYVENASPCSLCKRMIINAGIERVVIRNTKNTYTCIKTEDWIANDDSLEGRAGY
- a CDS encoding phosphodiester glycosidase family protein, which encodes MDKKELKFKKAIVFALSITLTLAIVFSGLTFLLYGPYSYVRDYIITSAMTTLNHQWIATMLYDEQQIDAVMRANTVIELGETTDIGMINIGSASWPGRNAKPTIKEAEVKYADDDVIVEEFKFSTFKGWMMLVRDPKKVDLGIAKDIGVKGERLREMAKRLGGFAAINASGFADPGYVGNGGTVVGLVISDGEVIHGGISKKQGIIGFDKNGVLIVGEFPREEIEKMELRDAVEFRPFLIVNGELATIKGNGGWGMAPRTAIGQRADGVVLMLVIEGRNPPSSIGATMPEVQDLMVAYGAVNAANLDGGSSSSMILNDEILNLPSSGEGERRVPNGWIVKK
- a CDS encoding MATE family efflux transporter codes for the protein MKDNLTNEKSFGRTVLSLVLPLAIQNLINVAVNGADVFMLQMISETSLSAASMAGQVYFILTLILFGLSSGAAVLTAQYWGKRDVRTVEKVMGMTVRFAVTVSMVFFFVAFCFPRAVMSVLTDVPAVIDEGVPYLRIMACSYPITAVTIICLNVLRTVEKVNISTAVYLLSLFTNIGLNLCFIKGWLGFPRIGIAGVAIATVSARLLEIVITLVYVRRRKSLVRLRFKDVFKRNKLLSKDFLRYSMPVVLNEMLWGTAISLSATVIGHLGQEPIAAQSVATTVRQLAMVVVFGIANATAIIVGKEIGAGRVERAKTYSRKLMRFSLAAGVCGAALMFGLHSAIPSVMGNLSDLAAEYLRFMLLAMSVYVVFSSVSATGIVGVFRAGGDTRMGLLLDVGTLWFICLPLGFLAAFVWNLDVKWVFIILISDELLKFPIVLWRFSSMKWLNNVTRDEVTEQNKEEADEGARTA
- a CDS encoding HD domain-containing protein translates to MKGRELLDALQTALRLKDATRHCYTAGGRRESVAEHSWSAALTAYFIKDEFPGVDTDKVIKMCLIHDIGEAFTGDIPSFDKTEADEITEERMLADWVKTLPPELCAELTALYAEMNAMETPEARLYKAIDGFDAVIQHNLSDLSTWIPKEYELNKTYAEDRCGDSEFLKELRREMRADTEKKIAD